The following are from one region of the Corynebacterium hindlerae genome:
- the purN gene encoding phosphoribosylglycinamide formyltransferase has product MTSKRVVILASGTGSLAEAIIAGAGERYQVVGLIADRPCRAFDVAEATGVAAVAVIYKEYDDREHWNCALRDAIARLNPDVVVSAGFMRILGEPVLAEYGGRIINTHPALLPSFKGAHAVRDALEYGVRVTGSTVHLVDEGVDTGRIIAQAAVPVEDGDTEETLHERIKVVERQLIVRVLNSSNPCVAQ; this is encoded by the coding sequence ATGACAAGTAAACGAGTAGTCATTCTGGCTTCTGGGACGGGGTCCTTGGCTGAGGCCATCATTGCTGGTGCGGGCGAACGCTACCAGGTGGTGGGCCTGATTGCGGATCGTCCCTGCCGAGCTTTCGACGTTGCAGAAGCTACAGGTGTGGCTGCTGTGGCTGTTATATATAAGGAATACGACGACCGCGAACACTGGAACTGTGCCCTGCGCGACGCAATCGCGCGACTGAATCCGGATGTCGTGGTCTCCGCGGGCTTCATGCGGATCCTGGGGGAGCCGGTCTTGGCAGAATACGGTGGCCGGATTATCAACACTCACCCCGCGCTGCTGCCTTCATTCAAAGGCGCTCATGCGGTGCGGGACGCACTCGAGTACGGCGTCCGCGTGACCGGTTCTACGGTGCACCTCGTTGACGAGGGTGTAGATACGGGGCGGATCATTGCGCAAGCAGCCGTGCCGGTAGAAGATGGGGACACCGAGGAAACTTTGCACGAGCGGATCAAAGTGGTGGAGCGGCAACTCATTGTGCGGGTGCTGAATTCGTCGAATCCATGCGTCGCGCAATAG
- the purH gene encoding bifunctional phosphoribosylaminoimidazolecarboxamide formyltransferase/IMP cyclohydrolase produces MTEDRKDIKRALVSVYDKTGLEDLARVLNEAGVEIVSTGSTAAKIADLGIPVTPVEQLTDFPECLEGRVKTLHPRVHAGILADTRKEDHLNQLSKLGIAAFQLVVVNLYPFRETVASGADFDSCVEQIDIGGPSMVRAAAKNHPSVAIVVDPARYGSVVDALGKGGFTLQERRELARDAFLHTASYDTAVSEWFVSQLSDADVTSTLRYGENSHQSATVTRIGTKGLANAKQLHGKEMSYNNYQDAEAAWRAAWDHKRPCVAIIKHANPCGVAVSEVSIADAHLKAHACDPVSAYGGVIAVNREVTVEMANQVKDIFTEVILAPSYEEGAVEVLATKKNIRILVAEYEAPTEEKKFISGGVLTQEPDLYQAEGDKTENWQLVSGTPLSEAELAELEFAWRSVRAVKSNAIILTKDNAAVGVGMGQVNRVDSAKLAVERANTLADGQERARGSYAASDAFFPFADGLEVLINAGVKAVVQPGGSIRDAEVIEAAEKAGVTMYLTGVRHFSH; encoded by the coding sequence ATGACTGAAGATCGTAAGGATATTAAGCGCGCTCTCGTGTCCGTCTATGACAAGACCGGACTTGAGGACCTCGCACGAGTACTGAATGAGGCGGGTGTTGAGATCGTCTCCACGGGCTCCACCGCTGCGAAAATCGCAGACCTGGGCATCCCCGTCACCCCGGTTGAGCAGCTCACTGATTTCCCTGAGTGCCTCGAAGGCCGCGTGAAGACCCTCCACCCCCGAGTTCACGCAGGTATCCTCGCCGATACCCGCAAGGAAGACCACCTGAATCAGCTGTCCAAGCTCGGCATCGCAGCCTTCCAGCTGGTGGTGGTGAACCTCTACCCCTTCCGTGAAACTGTTGCTTCTGGCGCAGACTTCGACAGCTGCGTGGAGCAGATCGACATCGGAGGCCCTTCCATGGTTCGCGCGGCTGCAAAGAACCACCCATCCGTCGCGATCGTCGTCGATCCTGCTCGCTACGGATCCGTCGTTGACGCCCTGGGCAAGGGGGGCTTCACCTTGCAAGAGCGTCGTGAGCTGGCCCGCGACGCCTTCCTGCACACCGCTTCCTACGACACCGCGGTGTCCGAGTGGTTCGTCTCCCAGCTTTCCGATGCGGACGTCACCTCCACGCTGCGCTACGGCGAAAACTCTCACCAGTCCGCTACCGTTACCCGCATCGGCACCAAGGGCTTGGCTAACGCAAAACAGCTGCACGGCAAGGAAATGTCCTACAACAACTACCAGGACGCCGAGGCTGCCTGGCGTGCCGCCTGGGACCACAAGCGCCCTTGCGTTGCGATCATAAAGCACGCTAACCCTTGTGGCGTGGCGGTATCCGAGGTATCCATCGCCGACGCCCACCTCAAGGCTCACGCATGCGACCCAGTGTCCGCGTACGGCGGTGTAATCGCTGTCAACCGCGAAGTCACCGTCGAGATGGCGAACCAGGTCAAGGACATCTTCACCGAGGTCATCCTCGCGCCATCCTACGAAGAAGGCGCCGTCGAAGTCCTGGCTACCAAGAAGAACATCCGCATCCTTGTCGCCGAGTACGAGGCCCCGACCGAGGAGAAGAAGTTCATCTCCGGCGGCGTCCTTACCCAGGAACCAGACCTCTACCAGGCAGAGGGAGATAAGACCGAAAACTGGCAGCTCGTCTCCGGCACCCCGCTGTCCGAGGCTGAATTGGCCGAGCTGGAATTCGCTTGGCGCTCCGTTCGCGCCGTCAAGTCCAACGCCATCATCCTGACCAAGGACAATGCGGCAGTGGGCGTCGGCATGGGGCAGGTCAATCGTGTGGACTCCGCCAAGCTCGCCGTCGAGCGCGCCAACACGCTTGCCGACGGCCAGGAGCGCGCCCGCGGATCCTACGCCGCATCTGATGCATTCTTCCCATTCGCCGACGGCCTCGAAGTGCTGATTAACGCAGGCGTCAAGGCTGTCGTGCAGCCGGGCGGCTCCATCCGTGACGCCGAGGTTATCGAAGCTGCTGAAAAGGCAGGCGTCACCATGTACCTCACCGGAGTGCGCCACTTCTCGCACTAG
- a CDS encoding FAD-dependent oxidoreductase, giving the protein MARTIIVGGVAGGMSTATRLRRNDEARDITVFERSGYVSFANCGLPYHLGGVIESRDALLLQTPHSLGERFNIDVRVRHEVLAIDTTAQTVLVRDLATGTDSTESYDDLVLAPGAQPFTPPIPGIERAAGLRTVEDLDHIKELVSGDVKTAVVIGGGFIGVEVAENLQHRGLAVTLIEAAPQIMAPFDPEIAILLQRRLQDGGIDVRTNAMVTAISETTVTANDENFPADVVIAAIGVRPDAAFISDAGITTAKSGHILVDEHGRTNVPNIYALGDAVMKRDFLDGSDNPLPLAQNANRHGRVIADVITGRSVTTKPVYGTSIIGAFGFAIAGTGWNEKRLKAAGREYRAIHTHPVNHAGYYPGAKQMTIKLLVDPATDQILGAQAAGEQGVDKRIDVILTAMAGGLTASDLADLELAYAPQFGMAKDPVALIGMVNDNIVAGERTIQWHELTSSTMPLIDVRTPGEFESEPIPGAVNIPVDDLRSRIEEVRALANGGPVVVHCRVGLRGHIAVRTLAGLGVEAINLDGGYLTWEAGIASQG; this is encoded by the coding sequence ATGGCCCGCACCATCATTGTTGGCGGCGTCGCCGGTGGCATGTCCACCGCCACCCGCCTGCGCCGTAACGACGAAGCCCGCGACATCACCGTATTCGAACGCTCGGGTTATGTCTCCTTCGCTAACTGTGGCCTCCCCTACCACCTCGGCGGTGTCATCGAGAGTCGCGACGCCCTGCTTTTGCAAACCCCGCACTCCCTCGGCGAGCGCTTCAATATTGACGTGCGGGTGCGCCACGAGGTCCTCGCCATCGACACCACGGCCCAGACAGTGCTGGTCCGCGACCTAGCCACCGGCACCGACTCCACCGAGTCCTACGACGATCTGGTGCTGGCCCCCGGCGCCCAGCCTTTCACGCCACCGATCCCGGGCATCGAGCGAGCTGCCGGGCTGCGGACCGTAGAGGACCTGGACCACATCAAAGAACTCGTATCCGGGGACGTCAAGACCGCCGTAGTGATCGGTGGCGGGTTCATCGGCGTTGAGGTCGCGGAGAACCTGCAACACCGAGGCCTCGCTGTCACCCTGATCGAAGCCGCACCACAGATCATGGCGCCCTTCGACCCAGAGATCGCCATCCTGCTGCAGCGTCGCCTCCAGGACGGTGGCATCGACGTGCGCACCAACGCTATGGTCACTGCCATTTCCGAGACCACTGTTACCGCTAATGACGAGAACTTCCCCGCCGACGTGGTCATCGCTGCCATCGGCGTCCGCCCAGACGCTGCGTTCATTTCTGACGCTGGCATTACGACGGCGAAGTCCGGCCACATCCTCGTGGACGAGCACGGTCGCACCAACGTTCCGAACATCTACGCACTCGGTGACGCTGTGATGAAGCGCGACTTCCTCGATGGCTCCGACAATCCGCTGCCACTGGCGCAGAACGCCAACCGCCACGGTCGTGTCATCGCTGACGTGATCACCGGGCGTTCGGTAACCACGAAGCCGGTGTACGGCACTTCCATCATCGGCGCGTTCGGGTTCGCCATCGCGGGTACGGGTTGGAATGAGAAGCGACTCAAGGCCGCTGGCCGCGAGTACCGTGCGATCCACACCCACCCGGTGAACCACGCTGGCTACTACCCCGGCGCGAAGCAGATGACCATCAAGTTGCTGGTAGACCCCGCAACGGATCAGATCCTCGGGGCCCAGGCTGCGGGCGAGCAGGGCGTGGACAAGCGCATCGACGTGATCCTGACCGCCATGGCCGGCGGGCTCACTGCCTCCGACCTCGCTGACCTCGAGTTGGCCTATGCACCGCAGTTCGGCATGGCGAAGGATCCGGTCGCCCTCATCGGCATGGTCAACGACAACATCGTTGCAGGTGAGCGAACGATCCAGTGGCACGAGCTCACTTCCTCCACAATGCCGCTTATCGACGTCCGTACACCTGGCGAGTTCGAGTCCGAGCCAATCCCCGGTGCCGTCAATATCCCGGTCGATGATCTGCGCTCCCGGATTGAGGAAGTCCGCGCCCTGGCTAATGGCGGCCCGGTCGTCGTCCACTGCCGGGTGGGCCTGCGTGGGCACATCGCTGTCCGCACGCTAGCGGGTCTGGGTGTGGAGGCCATCAACCTCGACGGTGGCTACCTGACCTGGGAAGCGGGCATCGCTTCGCAGGGGTAG
- a CDS encoding TetR/AcrR family transcriptional regulator, with protein MATSREQAKLKRRADLLAAAARIMARRGFHSTRLADVGAEVGISGPGVLRHFASKDELLEMMLVDISIRLVDGARATIAEHQASGSQEPRELLWSLVDRHAEFASTEPDIIRVQSREIHSLGDEAFTKVRSLQLTYLGLWTDALQACRPDLDRPTARLRVQLAAGLINSVRHVIHWAGEEAVREQSREMAVEALLA; from the coding sequence GTGGCAACATCTAGAGAGCAAGCAAAACTCAAGCGACGCGCCGATTTGTTAGCGGCCGCGGCGCGCATCATGGCGCGTCGGGGGTTCCATTCCACCCGACTGGCGGACGTGGGTGCTGAGGTGGGCATTTCCGGGCCGGGGGTGTTGCGCCACTTCGCTAGCAAGGATGAGCTGCTTGAGATGATGCTGGTGGATATCTCGATCCGGCTGGTGGATGGGGCGCGTGCCACGATCGCGGAGCATCAGGCGTCCGGCTCTCAGGAGCCGAGGGAACTGTTGTGGTCGCTGGTGGACCGCCATGCCGAATTTGCCTCCACGGAACCGGACATCATTCGAGTGCAGTCTCGAGAGATTCACAGTTTGGGTGATGAAGCCTTTACCAAGGTGCGGTCCTTGCAGCTGACCTATTTGGGGCTGTGGACGGATGCGCTTCAGGCGTGTCGGCCCGATCTGGATCGTCCCACCGCCCGATTGCGGGTGCAGCTGGCTGCGGGTCTGATTAACTCGGTGCGTCACGTTATTCACTGGGCGGGGGAGGAAGCCGTGCGGGAGCAGTCACGAGAAATGGCAGTGGAGGCGTTGTTGGCCTAG
- a CDS encoding RDD family protein, with protein sequence MTATRTSRFFALIVDSILCAVVWNLILHVVPLPERAFTTPTPVGGAVLGLYKIICELSAGRSLGQRFFSIAPDYSSRAWWRPLLRNSWCLIPFAGWLMWPATWAGSFNSFQLIIGLSLIFSRSKKHLGDLVSGCHMVMKW encoded by the coding sequence ATGACTGCCACCAGAACGTCTCGATTCTTCGCCCTGATTGTCGATTCCATTTTGTGTGCAGTTGTGTGGAACCTAATTCTTCACGTGGTGCCCCTGCCCGAGCGTGCTTTCACCACTCCCACTCCGGTCGGGGGCGCTGTGCTCGGGTTATACAAAATCATCTGCGAGCTCAGCGCCGGACGGAGCCTGGGCCAAAGGTTCTTCAGCATCGCACCCGATTACAGCTCCCGAGCTTGGTGGCGACCGCTGCTGCGCAATAGCTGGTGCTTGATTCCTTTCGCAGGATGGCTGATGTGGCCCGCAACCTGGGCGGGATCTTTTAATTCCTTCCAGTTAATCATTGGACTGAGCTTGATCTTTTCCCGCTCCAAGAAGCACCTAGGAGATCTTGTATCAGGTTGCCACATGGTGATGAAGTGGTAG
- a CDS encoding HpcH/HpaI aldolase/citrate lyase family protein, protein MHYDHLIAGPAILFAPAGRAEIIPKAAAKADMVILDLEDGAGDVDREVAYANIRNCGLPSERTIVRIVGPDSPHFHSDVEFVRTTNYRLVMVPKVGAEIPAELAGLQLIAMVETPQAVVKLPELAAHPDVVGMFWGAEDLTVLLGGTHSRLLIDEGAPDTRPGPYRAPMLLTRALMQIHAAAHGKFVIDAVHADFRDDEGLFLEAADAARSGFIGFACIHPLQVDVARRAFAPAPEQLEWARRVVAEAKNNPGAFKLDGEMIDAPLISQAKRVVARGNI, encoded by the coding sequence ATGCACTACGACCACCTTATCGCAGGTCCTGCCATCCTTTTTGCCCCAGCCGGTCGCGCAGAAATCATCCCTAAGGCTGCGGCAAAGGCGGACATGGTGATCCTCGATCTTGAGGACGGCGCAGGGGATGTTGACCGCGAGGTGGCATACGCCAACATCCGAAACTGTGGCCTGCCCTCTGAGCGCACCATCGTCCGTATCGTGGGCCCAGATTCGCCCCACTTCCACTCCGACGTCGAGTTCGTCCGAACCACCAACTACCGCCTGGTCATGGTCCCTAAAGTGGGGGCGGAGATCCCGGCCGAGCTGGCGGGATTGCAGCTCATCGCCATGGTGGAGACGCCACAGGCCGTCGTGAAGCTGCCTGAGCTTGCCGCGCACCCTGACGTCGTGGGCATGTTCTGGGGTGCGGAGGACCTGACGGTGCTGCTGGGTGGCACGCATTCGCGCCTGCTTATCGACGAGGGAGCCCCAGACACTCGTCCCGGACCGTATCGTGCTCCAATGCTCCTCACTCGAGCTCTTATGCAGATTCACGCTGCCGCGCATGGCAAGTTTGTCATCGATGCGGTGCATGCTGATTTTCGGGACGACGAAGGGCTGTTCCTGGAGGCTGCCGATGCGGCACGTTCGGGTTTCATTGGTTTTGCGTGCATTCATCCCCTGCAAGTGGACGTGGCGCGTCGAGCCTTCGCGCCAGCGCCTGAGCAGCTCGAGTGGGCGCGTCGTGTGGTGGCTGAAGCGAAGAATAACCCGGGAGCATTCAAACTGGATGGTGAGATGATCGACGCGCCGCTGATCTCGCAGGCAAAGCGGGTTGTTGCTCGTGGCAACATCTAG
- a CDS encoding cell division protein PerM: MSKNTSPQARPSRKLRGRKRDSAAKDVEKRARSAASATPSVPERDSNAARVREFLPLALIANVIIVSALIVLALAGLLMTNSSFVALPASIAQLWLISTGAPVASDTADLGFVPLLPALGVIGIIAWRVYSVVKERVSLADLYVLAACIVGVPVLLTLTALAMLADAATVLPVGIPNVALALGRTMLIHLVALLIGMGPRLWRALERRYVPDSGLFDTALLAMKFWAGLLGASLVMLVGLLGAHAGTVGEIYTSLQQPGSVAGLTALSVLYLPNLLIGIAFVLLGGEFLVADGVISLFGIYLVPLPPLPILGAVPGSVWSFAWVFLLIPLVVAAIVLYRHLGVAARPFRDVGLAGLWSVLFAAVLLALTIGELGGYGVVGPLWWLGLLSAPVWLWGAGLIIASVGAILRGREKQPQALDDDDAPAIEPSEETSADDDTAANESEEAPEEGSVEDSAENSAEEASLPEDDAGEDVAEGAEDTEEEAGDDK, from the coding sequence ATGAGTAAAAACACAAGCCCACAAGCGCGTCCGTCGCGAAAGTTGCGCGGTAGGAAACGCGATTCTGCAGCTAAAGACGTCGAAAAGCGTGCTCGGAGCGCTGCGTCTGCGACGCCGTCCGTACCTGAGCGTGACTCCAACGCGGCCCGCGTTCGGGAATTCTTGCCACTCGCACTCATCGCGAATGTGATAATTGTCTCCGCGTTGATTGTGCTAGCGCTGGCGGGGCTACTCATGACGAACTCGAGCTTCGTGGCACTGCCTGCTAGCATCGCGCAACTCTGGCTCATCTCCACAGGTGCCCCCGTGGCGAGCGACACCGCCGACCTTGGCTTCGTGCCATTACTCCCCGCGCTAGGAGTGATAGGAATCATTGCGTGGCGGGTGTACTCGGTGGTGAAGGAGCGGGTTTCTCTCGCAGATTTATACGTGTTAGCTGCCTGCATCGTAGGTGTGCCGGTGCTGCTGACCCTCACCGCGCTGGCGATGCTTGCTGACGCGGCGACCGTGCTGCCGGTGGGGATACCGAACGTCGCTCTCGCCCTTGGAAGGACAATGCTGATCCACCTGGTTGCCCTCCTCATTGGCATGGGGCCACGGCTCTGGCGGGCGCTGGAGAGGCGCTACGTTCCTGATTCTGGTCTGTTTGATACCGCACTTCTCGCAATGAAATTCTGGGCTGGTTTGCTGGGGGCGTCCCTCGTGATGCTGGTGGGGCTGCTCGGGGCGCATGCGGGAACGGTCGGGGAGATCTACACCTCGCTGCAGCAGCCCGGCTCCGTGGCCGGTCTCACCGCGTTGAGCGTCCTGTATCTGCCTAATCTGCTCATCGGCATTGCATTCGTGCTGCTGGGTGGCGAATTCCTGGTGGCTGACGGGGTGATCAGTCTCTTCGGTATCTACCTGGTGCCTCTGCCACCACTGCCGATCCTGGGGGCCGTGCCCGGCTCGGTCTGGAGCTTCGCCTGGGTGTTCCTCCTGATTCCGCTCGTGGTGGCGGCAATCGTGCTGTACCGCCACCTAGGCGTCGCAGCTCGCCCCTTCCGTGACGTCGGCCTGGCGGGCCTATGGAGCGTACTGTTCGCGGCGGTCTTGCTCGCGCTCACCATCGGCGAGCTTGGAGGATACGGTGTCGTTGGGCCGCTGTGGTGGCTGGGGCTGCTTTCTGCGCCGGTATGGCTGTGGGGTGCCGGGCTCATCATCGCCAGCGTGGGTGCCATCCTGCGGGGTAGGGAAAAGCAGCCGCAGGCGCTTGACGACGACGATGCGCCCGCAATCGAGCCCTCCGAAGAAACCAGCGCTGACGACGACACCGCAGCTAATGAATCTGAGGAGGCTCCTGAGGAAGGCAGTGTGGAGGACTCTGCCGAAAACTCTGCCGAAGAGGCTTCCTTGCCGGAGGATGACGCTGGGGAAGACGTTGCCGAGGGCGCTGAAGATACCGAAGAAGAGGCTGGCGATGACAAGTAA